In Elaeis guineensis isolate ETL-2024a chromosome 1, EG11, whole genome shotgun sequence, a genomic segment contains:
- the LOC105038479 gene encoding pentatricopeptide repeat-containing protein At2g21090, producing MFIDTTSAAAAVTISRFLSLIERCIATKDLRLGRHLHTHLLKTALNHHTVVANRLVHLYSLAGVLPSAVSAFTDLPFKNHHSYNTLLAAFCRAGHLPSARQLFDQMPHRGLVSYNTRISTLIHHGHHTEALNLFTRMRENHSFDKFTVVGVATACANLGALKSLRQLHGAAIVSGLEFNLIMSNVMIDAYGKCGDAEVSREFFDRMGTRDVISWTSLVVAYASAHRLEEAWLVFDRMPERNAVSWTALISGYEQNGEGEAALELFRRMMEEGVGPTPFTLVSVLSACAGLGFIARGKQVHGFMVRRCIGLDSFNIFTSNALIDMYAKFGDMAAAGTLFDEMPERDIVSWNSMVTGFAQNGHGKQSLAVFEQMMKAGITPNHTTFLCVLSACSHAGLVLEGRRFLDSMEKKYGVQPRPEHYAAFVDALGRNCQLEEAMEFIKYLHSKHEPSSVGTWGALLGACRVHGNLELAERASKYLFELEPENGARYVMLSNIYAAAGRWDNVRQVRLLMKGKGFRKDPGFSWIYLRSGKHMFVADDESHKRTGEIYELLATLVDQMKETRCHLNFEQSLFGDESRDLLLQCV from the coding sequence ATGTTCATCGATACcacctccgccgccgccgccgtcaCCATCTCTCGCTTCCTCTCCTTAATAGAGCGATGCATCGCCACCAAAGACCTCCGGCTCGGCCGCCACCTCCACACCCACCTCCTCAAGACCGCCCTCAACCACCATACCGTCGTCGCCAACCGCCTCGTCCACCTCTACTCACTCGCTGGCGTCCTCCCCTCTGCCGTCTCCGCCTTCACTGATCTCCCCTTCAAAAACCACCACTCGTATAACACTCTCCTCGCCGCCTTCTGCCGCGCTGGCCACCTCCCCTCTGCCCGCCAATTGTTCGACCAGATGCCCCACCGAGGCCTCGTCTCCTATAACACCAGGATCTCGACACTAATCCACCATGGCCACCACACTGAAGCACTGAACCTCTTCACCCGAATGCGGGAGAACCACTCCTTCGACAAATTCACCGTCGTTGGTGTTGCGACCGCATGTGCCAATCTGGGTGCTCTAAAATCTCTTCGTCAGCTCCATGGAGCTGCTATCGTCTCTGGGTTGGAGTTTAATCTCATAATGTCGAATGTTATGATTGATGCCTACGGGAAGTGCGGTGATGCTGAGGTCTCCCGCGAGTTCTTTGATCGGATGGGGACGAGAGATGTCATTTCTTGGACATCGCTGGTGGTGGCATATGCCTCTGCGCACAGGCTCGAAGAGGCCTGGTTGGTATTCGATCGGATGCCGGAGCGGAATGCAGTCTCATGGACGGCGCTCATTTCAGGGTATGAGCAGAATGGGGAGGGAGAGGCAGCATTGGAGCTCTTCAGGCGGATGATGGAAGAGGGAGTTGGTCCAACACCATTTACTTTGGTCTCGGTTTTGAGTGCTTGCGCGGGCTTAGGATTTATAGCTCGGGGGAAGCAAGTGCATGGCTTCATGGTCAGGAGGTGCATTGGATTGGATTCTTTCAACATATTCACCTCGAATGCTTTGATCGATATGTACGCAAAGTTTGGGGATATGGCCGCGGCCGGGACTCTGTTTGATGAAATGCCCGAGCGAGACATTGTTTCTTGGAATTCGATGGTTACAGGATTTGCTCAGAATGGGCATGGCAAGCAATCTCTTGCTGTCTTCGAACAGATGATGAAAGCCGGGATTACACCAAACCATACCACATTCCTCTGTGTGCTCTCAGCTTGCAGCCATGCTGGCTTAGTCTTAGAGGGCCGTCGATTCCTTGATTCAATGGAGAAGAAGTATGGAGTACAGCCAAGGCCAGAGCACTATGCCGCTTTCGTTGATGCACTTGGGCGCAATTGCCAACTGGAAGAAGCCATGGAATTCATAAAGTATTTGCATTCTAAACATGAACCGAGCAGTGTTGGGACATGGGGAGCACTCCTTGGGGCATGCCGAGTGCATGGAAATTTAGAGCTTGCTGAAAGAGCTTCTAAGTACCTCTTTGAGTTGGAGCCCGAGAATGGAGCAAGATACGTGATGTTGTCTAATATATATGCTGCAGCAGGTCGATGGGACAATGTTCGACAGGTTAGGCTGCTTATGAAGGGGAAGGGATTTAGAAAGGATCCAGGTTTCAGTTGGATATATCTGAGGAGTGGCAAGCATATGTTTGTAGCTGATGATGAGTCTCATAAGCGAACAGGGGAAATTTATGAATTGCTTGCCACTTTGGTTGATCAGATGAAGGAAACAAGATGTCATCTAAATTTTGAGCAGAGCCTGTTTGGTGATGAAAGCAGGGACTTGTTGTTGCAATGTGTTTAG